From the genome of Arthrobacter sp. ERGS1:01:
TGTGCCCGTCGATGTATTCCAACACCAGGTATGCGTGGGCGGCACCGACGCCATGGTCGTGGATCTGCACCACGTGCGGGTGTGAAAGGCTGGCGGCGCTCCACGCCTCACGCTGCAGGCGTTCGATGAAGGCGTTGTCGGTGGCCAGGTGCGGATGCAGGATCTTCAGGGCAATGTTGCGGTTGAGCCGGATGTCCTTGGCCAGGTAGACGGTGGACATGCCACCGCGCGCCACCTTGGACAAAACCAGGTAGCGGTCATCGATTGTGGACCCGATCAGGGGGTCGTGGGGCAGATCTTGCACTCAACCAGCTTATTCTCTCAAACGAAATCGGGCCGCCAGCAACACTCGCCGGCGGCCCTTCATTCGATCATGGTGCGGTCCTAGCGGAACATCTTTCGGTTCGCCTTGACGCTGGCCACATAGTTCTTCGTGTCCGGGTACATGCCGTGGATGCTCACCGAGTACTGGCCCTGGTAGTATCCGGCGATGGCCAGGTCCTCGTTGGGGGCGTCGCGGAGCAGGGCCCGGATGATCGCCACACCGGCGGTGACGTTGTCCTGCGGGTTGAGCAGGTTCAGCTTGCGGCCAACCAGCCCGGACGCCCAGGTGCCGGCGTCGGGGATGACCTGCATGGTGCCGATCGCATTGGCGGGGGAGACCACCTGGTGGTTGAAGCCGGATTCCTGCTGGGCGAACGCCATGGCCAGGGACGGGTCCACGCCCATGGCGGCGGCCGTGCGGGCCACCATTTCCTTCATCTGTGCCCGGCTGGGTGCCGGTGCCGCCAACAGTGCCGCCTTGTTCTTGTTGGCGTCGGCCACCACGGCATCCGGGTAGGTGTAGTTGAGGAAGGTGTTGGGGACCTGCTGGTCCGGCGTCAGGCTCGGGGTGGTGATGGGGGTGACGCCGCTCGAGGCCGCGTTCAGGCCCGGGATGGTCAGCGTCTTGCCGGCGTAGATGGTGCCGTTGACCGTGATGCCGTTGGCGGCGGCCAGGGCGGACAGCCCCACGCCGTGGCGGGCGGCGATCCCGGAGAGCGTGTCGCCGCTCTTGATGACGTACTTGCCGCCGGCGACGGGCTTGGTGCTCGAGGCCTTCACGGGGGTCTTGGCCGGGGCAGCAGCGACCGGGGCGGACTGGCCGCCGCCGAGCCTGATGACCTGGCCCGGGTAGATGATGGTGCTTCCACTCATGCCGTTGGCTGCCAGCAC
Proteins encoded in this window:
- a CDS encoding LysM peptidoglycan-binding domain-containing protein, which translates into the protein MTSQRPSRPMPSGSKQLAAVATAAIPVVMLSSLALAQPAAAAPAPAGPKILPSAVTHGALGTAVKVAARQAGVPTSVVAGSLPSRIAAQGPAVPSSYKVVPGDTISGIASRYGLSTNSVLALNKLSTSSIIYPGQQIKLGGKAAPSQGAPAKTAAKTTATATGGRYVVASGDTISGIASRHGLSTSSVLAANGMSGSTIIYPGQVIRLGGGQSAPVAAAPAKTPVKASSTKPVAGGKYVIKSGDTLSGIAARHGVGLSALAAANGITVNGTIYAGKTLTIPGLNAASSGVTPITTPSLTPDQQVPNTFLNYTYPDAVVADANKNKAALLAAPAPSRAQMKEMVARTAAAMGVDPSLAMAFAQQESGFNHQVVSPANAIGTMQVIPDAGTWASGLVGRKLNLLNPQDNVTAGVAIIRALLRDAPNEDLAIAGYYQGQYSVSIHGMYPDTKNYVASVKANRKMFR